The proteins below are encoded in one region of Mauremys reevesii isolate NIE-2019 linkage group 15, ASM1616193v1, whole genome shotgun sequence:
- the LOC120383948 gene encoding zinc finger protein RFP-like, which produces MAAENPVESLQEEATCPVCLEYFTAPVSLECGHNFCRACISQCWKGSDTATSCPQCRETVQQGNLRPNRQLANVVEIAKRLSLQAAKGAGRDGVCERHQEALKLFCEEDQTPICVICRESRAHRAHRVVPIEEAAQEYKERIQAHLKTLREEREKLLGLKATGEGNSQEYLRQTQIERQKIVSEVQQLQQFLEEQERLLLAQLEKLDEEIARIQNENVSKLSEQISHLGELISELEGKCQKPASEFLQDIRTTLSRCEKGKFQQPEEISPELEERVSGFCQKTIVLMEILGKFKDTLPSELERKRGEFFGAHRQVNVTLDPDTAHPDLVLSEDRKSVRWADTRQQLPNNPERFDTELCVLGCEGFTSGRHCWEVEVGAGQYWAVGVARESVGRKGEISHSPEGGIWAVERDWWTDQFRALTSPVIPLPLSRVPSRIRVCLDCDRGQVTFIDAGDEAPIFTFPPGSVPGGRIRPWL; this is translated from the exons atggctgcagagaaccccgtggaaagtctccaggaggaagcgacatgtcccgtctgtctggagtatttcacaGCACCTGTCAgtctggagtgtgggcacaatttctgcagagcctgcatcagccagtgctggaAGGGATCTGACACAGCCACCTCCTgtcctcagtgcagagaaactgtgcaacagggaaacctcaggcccaacaggcagctggcaaatgTCGTAGAAATCGCCAAGCGGTTGAGCTTACAGGCAGCAAAAGGAGCGGGAAGGGACGGGGTGTGTGAGAGGcaccaggaggctctgaaactgttctgtgaagaggatcaaaccccCATCTGTGTGATCTGCAGAGAGTCCCGGGCTCACCGCGCTCACAGGGTGGTCCCCATcgaggaggctgcccaggagtacaag gaaagaatccaggcccatttgaagactctgagggaagagagagaaaagctgctgggattgaaaGCGACTGGAGAGGGGAATAGCCAGGAGTATCTG AGACAAACACAAATCGAGAGGCAGAAGATAGTGTCTGAAGTTCAGCAACtgcagcagttcctggaggaacaagagcgactcctgctggcccagctggagaagctggatGAGGAGATTGCGAGGatccagaatgaaaatgtcagtaaactctctgagcagatttcccatctcggtgagctgatcagtgagctggaggggaagtgtcagaagccagcgagtgaattcctACAG GATATCAGAACCACCTTGAGCAG GTGTgagaaggggaagttccagcagccagaggagatttctcctgaactggaagaGCGAGTCAGTGGTTTCTGCCAGAAAACGATtgtgctaatggagattctggggaagttcaaag ATACTCTGCCGTCTGAACTGGAAAGAAAAAGAGGAGAATTCTTTGGAGCACACAGACAGG tgaatgtgactctggatccagacacggctcatcccgacctcgtcctgtctgaggatcggaaaagtGTGAGATGGGCAGACACACGGCAGCAactgcccaacaaccctgagagatttgacactgagctctgtgtgctgggctgtgagggattcacctcggggagacattgctgggaggtggaggtgggggctgggcaatactgggctgtgggggtggccagagagtctgtggggaggaagggagagatcagccatagccctgagggggggatctgggctgtggagcgGGACTGGTGGACGGACCAGTtccgggctctcacctcccctgtgatccccctgcccctgagccgggtccccagcaggatccgggtttgtctggactgtgaccgggggcaggtgacatttatcgatgctggtgacgaggccccgatcttcactttcccgccgggctccgtccctggggggagaatccgaccctggctc